One segment of Neobacillus endophyticus DNA contains the following:
- a CDS encoding YihY/virulence factor BrkB family protein: MENKANIRSSLIKLLWHRIQEDDLPGLSAQLAYNLLFSLFPLIIVIFTLLPYFPIRQEDILGVIEKFAPPEAMQLIEKTVNEVMNVRNGGLLSFGIIGTIWSASTGINAIVVAFNRAYNVKESRSFIVSRGMSILLTFGLIFVFIFAIILPIFGRAIGIFVFTELGQASLFIKLWNALSWIVSAVILFLLFTGLYWIAPNVKFRCRSAIPGAAFATFGWIVSSLGLSYYVGNFSNYSLTYGGIGAIIVLMTWLYISAFIIVLGGEINAFYSERSRTNC; the protein is encoded by the coding sequence ATGGAGAATAAAGCCAATATACGCTCATCTTTAATTAAGCTGCTTTGGCATCGAATTCAAGAGGATGACCTTCCAGGGTTGAGTGCCCAGTTGGCCTATAATTTGCTTTTTTCCCTATTTCCGTTGATTATCGTGATTTTTACATTGCTGCCCTATTTCCCCATTCGTCAGGAGGACATTCTTGGAGTGATAGAGAAATTTGCACCGCCCGAGGCCATGCAGTTAATTGAAAAAACGGTAAATGAGGTCATGAATGTGCGGAATGGCGGGCTGCTTTCGTTCGGTATTATCGGGACCATTTGGTCAGCGTCCACGGGAATAAACGCGATCGTTGTTGCGTTTAACCGTGCCTATAATGTGAAGGAAAGCCGCTCCTTCATTGTGTCAAGAGGTATGTCTATTTTACTGACGTTTGGACTGATATTTGTATTTATCTTTGCCATTATTTTACCTATCTTTGGAAGAGCAATCGGGATTTTTGTGTTTACCGAATTAGGGCAAGCATCTTTATTTATCAAGCTATGGAATGCATTAAGTTGGATTGTAAGCGCAGTCATATTATTTTTGCTTTTTACAGGCTTGTATTGGATTGCTCCAAATGTGAAATTTCGCTGTCGCAGCGCTATTCCCGGAGCTGCCTTTGCGACATTTGGCTGGATCGTCTCATCATTGGGGTTATCTTATTATGTAGGTAACTTTAGTAATTATTCTTTAACATATGGCGGTATCGGAGCCATTATCGTATTAATGACATGGCTGTACATTTCAGCCTTCATTATAGTTCTAGGCGGGGAAATTAATGCATTCTATAGTGAAAGAAGCCGGACAAACTGCTAA
- a CDS encoding YtxH domain-containing protein, with protein MTKKNQFWKGMLLGAIAGGAISLLDKQTREVMKEKVQKAGHMLSHPGEISDKVKESAAKIRTTMEQVSEDISYIVDKVDELRELTPQVSDIIKETKDSFTKMDEDDLLEESESI; from the coding sequence ATGACGAAGAAAAATCAGTTTTGGAAAGGAATGCTTCTAGGCGCAATTGCTGGAGGGGCAATCAGTTTATTGGATAAACAAACCCGCGAGGTAATGAAGGAAAAAGTCCAAAAGGCGGGGCACATGTTGAGCCATCCAGGAGAAATTTCCGATAAGGTCAAAGAATCAGCTGCTAAAATAAGGACAACAATGGAACAGGTAAGCGAAGATATTTCCTATATCGTTGATAAAGTGGACGAGTTGCGTGAATTAACCCCGCAAGTATCAGATATCATAAAGGAAACAAAAGATTCTTTTACAAAAATGGACGAGGATGACTTGCTGGAAGAAAGTGAATCCATCTAA
- a CDS encoding DUF1128 domain-containing protein has product MNLSQKSTENVEFMIEKIKEKLRVLNLGAIKPSHFDEEMYEELKDIYELVQKKNSFSPSEMQALAEELGNLRKR; this is encoded by the coding sequence ATGAATTTATCGCAAAAATCAACGGAAAATGTGGAATTTATGATTGAAAAAATTAAAGAAAAATTAAGGGTGTTAAATTTAGGTGCCATTAAGCCTTCTCACTTTGATGAAGAAATGTACGAAGAATTAAAAGATATATATGAGTTGGTTCAAAAAAAGAACTCCTTTAGTCCGAGCGAAATGCAAGCCTTGGCAGAAGAATTAGGAAATTTAAGAAAAAGATAA